GCCGCGCCCGAGACGCCAACCGAGCCGGATACGCCATCACAGACGGCCACGCCCGCGGAACCGGAGACGCCGACCCCACAGCCGACGGACCCAGATCCCGGGACGCCCGAACCGACCGACGCGCCTGAAACCGACACTCCAGAACCGACGGCTACAGATACTCCAGAACCGACGTCCACTGACACTCCAGAACCGACGGCTACCGACACCCCTGAGCCGGCGACCACACAGCGACCGGTCGACGAGGACGAGGCGGACGACGGTGGTGACTCGAACGATGGAGCGGAGTCGGACGACGGTGGCGACGCCGAGAGCGGCGGGGGTGGTGAACCCGTGGACGCGTCCGGGGACGACGATGGCGGTGATGTCGACATCAACGTGGACGACGTCTCGGGACTGGGTCCGGTAACCCCACAGCCGGTGACGACGGAGCGGCCGCCGGAGACCGTCACGCCGTCAGATACGACGACGGAACGGGCGCAGGTGGAGACGGTGACGCCGGAGACGGCGGCGAACGCGGCCGCGGCGGCGCGGACGGAGACCGAGCCGGTGGCGACGCCGAACGGGACCGTCGTCGGGCCTCACGTCACGGAGGCCGACGGGGCCGGGTTCGGGATGGTCGCTGGGTTCGTTGCGCTGGCGCTTCTCGTGTGTGGGATTCGCTGGCAGCGACGGGGATAGCCGCCCGAGATGGGAAGGTTAAAGACGACCACTCGTTTAGCACCGGGTGCACACTGAGCCCGGGTGGCTTAGCTGGACATAGCGCCGCACTCATAGGGTTTTCGAGACTCTGCGCGGCGTCGCTCCCGGTCCCGTGAGGCCCGTCAGCCTCGAACCTGGGACATGCGGAGATCGAGGGTTCGGAGCCCTCCCCGGGCATTTCCTTCCGTCGCGAACCTCGTGTGAGCGACTGCTCCGAAATGCCCGGCGGTGGGCGGAGAACCCGGGAGGTTGCACGCGAACGCCAGTGAGCGTGCAAGAGGCGAGACGCGCACCGCGCGTCTCGACGTAGTTCGCGAGCCCTCCCCGGGCATCCTCTCGAACGCCACGAGCCAACTGCCAGTGGCAATGCCGTGCGAATGCCCGGCCGACTTCGAACCGTAGGGTCCCGCCGAGCGGAGCGAGACGGGAGCAGGAAAATCTCCGGTTTTCCGTGGTTCGGAGCCCCTTTCCGAGGGTTCGATCGTGACTGCTAGCCGGGCCAGCCGGTCGAAAAAGCGGCCTATCGCGGGACGTCGCTGACGCAATCGGTCGCGATCCAGGCGTCGGTGTTGCCCGTCTCGGTGAACACGGTCCGGTCCGCTGCCCCCTGGATCGTCGTTACGACTGGCTGTCCCCGCGTCTCGATTTCGGAATCACGAGCCCCCGCGTCCCCATCTGTCCTGTCAACGCTACCCATACTGTTGCGTTGGGAGATGTGGGTGTAGCCGTTGTGCGAACATATTGCGGCCGTTTAAGCTTCGACGTTCCTGAAGGCTGATATCACTGGCACCGCTGGATCGAGTATGAACAAGGAACGACTCCGCGAGCGCGTCTGGGACGACCTCGACGAGAGCGGGGAGGCGCGGTTCCCGTTCCCGCCACACGGGCGCATCCCCAACTTCGCGGGCGCGGACGAGGCCGCAAAGCGACTGACCGACACCGACGCGTGGGCCCAGGCCGACGTGATCAAGGCCAATCCCGACGCGCCCCAGCTGCCGGTCCGGCGCGCGGCGCTCCGGCAGGGGAAGACGGTGTACATGGCCGTGCCGCGATTGCGCGACGAGAAGTGTTTCCTGCGGCTGGATCCCGCCGAGATCGAGGACATCGATCACGCGACGACGGTCGGCGGCTCAGCCGAGGTCGGAGTGCAGGTCGGCCCGGACGAGATGGACGATATCGGGCTGATCGTCTCGGGGAGCGTCGCCGTCACCGCCGACGGCGCACGGGTCGGCAAGGGCGAGGGGTACAGCGACCTGGAGTTCGCGGTCTTGCGGGAACTCGGGCTGGTCGACGACGCGACGCCGGTCGCGACGACCGTCCACGAGCGACAGGTGGTCGACACGGCCGTGCCGACGGGGGATCACGACGTGCCGCTGGATCTGGTGGTGACGCCAGAGCGGACGATTCGAACGGGGGGCGGTGAGAAGCCGGCGGGGATCGACTGGGGGTTGCTCTCGGCCGAGCGCCGGACGGAGATTCCGGTGCTCGATCGGTTCGCTCCGGAGTGACGGGGCCTGCCGATACTCGACCGCGGGCTGTCACTGAACTGGTGTCGGCCGACCGGGGAGATTTTTATACCTCTGGGGTCCCGAAAGCGACTGAATGGAAGTCACCGAGTCGGTGGCCAGGGCGGCCCTCGATACGCTGTCGAGTCAGGTCGCCGTGCTGGACGAGGAGGGACACATCCTGTTCACCAACAGTTCGTGGGGGACCGTCGGTGACGGGACTGCCGGGACGGACGTCGAGGCGGAGGGGGTCAACTACTTCGATTCGGTCGATCCGGCCGCAGACGACTACGCCGTCGAGGCGGTCCGGGGGATTCGGCGGGTTCTCGACGGCGAGTGCGAGGAGTTCACCTTCGAATATCCCTGCCACACGCCCGAGCAACAGCGCTGGTTCCTGATGCGCGCGACGCCGTTTTCCATCGGCGACGGCAACTTCGCGACAGTCGCACACATCGACATCACGGACCGCCGGCTCGCCGAACTGGCGGCCCAGGAGAACGCCGAGCAGGCCGAACAGGAACGGCGCAACCTGGAACACCTCGTCGACCGCATCAACGGACTCGTCCAGGACATCACCCGGTTGCTCGTCGAGTCGGTCTCCAGAGAGGAGATCGAACGCGGCGTCTGTGAGCGTCTCACTGACACCGACCCCTACGTGTTCGCCTGGATCGGGAGCGCCGACATCCCCGCGGAACGGCTCCGTGTGCGGGCAGCGGACGGGTCAGCGGACGTGAACCTCGACGCGGAGACAGTCGCGCTGGCGGCCGACGCACCGACGCCGAGCGCTCGGGCGTTCGCGACCGGGGAGTCCCACATCGTCTCGACGGTCGACGGTGGCTCGGCCGTCGGACGACGCT
This Halorientalis sp. IM1011 DNA region includes the following protein-coding sequences:
- a CDS encoding 5-formyltetrahydrofolate cyclo-ligase, producing MNKERLRERVWDDLDESGEARFPFPPHGRIPNFAGADEAAKRLTDTDAWAQADVIKANPDAPQLPVRRAALRQGKTVYMAVPRLRDEKCFLRLDPAEIEDIDHATTVGGSAEVGVQVGPDEMDDIGLIVSGSVAVTADGARVGKGEGYSDLEFAVLRELGLVDDATPVATTVHERQVVDTAVPTGDHDVPLDLVVTPERTIRTGGGEKPAGIDWGLLSAERRTEIPVLDRFAPE